The stretch of DNA TGTTATTGGAGAGGTGGCGCTGGATGTGGAGCTActactggtgggtgtagaggtGCTACTTgcagtttcagagctgctagtgGTGGGTGtggaggtggtgctggtgggtgtagagaTGGTGCTGGATGTAGAGCTACTATCGGTTGTGGCAGAGCTACTACTAGTGTGCGCAGTGCTGGTACTTGTTGGTGTGGCAGTGCTAGTGGTGGGTGTAGAGCTGCCACTGGTGGGTGTTGAGCGGCTAGTGGTgattgtggagctgctgctggtgggtgtagatgcactgctggtgggtgtagagctACTACTTGTAGGAGTTGAACTGCTAGTGGTTGTTATTGGAGAGGTGGCGCTGGATGTAGAGCTActactggtgggtgtagaggtGCTACTTGCAGTTTCAGAGCTGGTAGTGGTGGGtgtggagctggtgctggtgggcGTAGAGATGGCGCTAGATGTAGAGCTACTACCGGTTGTTGCAGAGCTGCTAGTGGTGTGCGCAGTGCTGGTACTTGTTGGTATGGGAGTGctactggtgggtgtagagctGCCACTGGTGGGTGTGGAGCGGCTAGTGGTGattttggagctgctgctggtgggtgtagatgcgctactggtgggtgtagagctGCTACTTGTAGGCGTTGAAGCGCTCCTGGTTGTTACTGTAGAGGTGGCACTGGTTGTAGAGCCATTCGTGGTGGGTGTAGGGCTGCTACTtgtagtttcagagctgctagtgGTGGGTGTAGTGGCAGTGGTGTGTGTAGAGCTACTAGTGGTGTGTGGAGTGTTGGTACTtgtagtttcagagctgctagcGGTGGGTGTAGTGGCAGTGGTGTGTGTAGAGCTACTAGTGGTGTGTGGAGTGTTGGTACTTGTGgtttcagagctgctagtgGTGGGTAtggaggtggtgctggtgggtgtagGTATGctactggtgggtgtagagctACTACTTGTAGGAGTTGAACTGCTAGTGGTTGTTATTGGAGAGGTGGCGCTGGATGTGGAGCTActactggtgggtgtagaggtgctacttgtagtttcagagctgctagtgGTGGGagtggagctggtgctggtgggtgtagagaTGGTGCTGGATATAGAGCTACTACCGGTTGTTGCAGAGCTGCTAGTGGTGTGCGCAGTGCTGGTACTTGTTGGTATGGGAGTGCTAGTGGTGGCTGTAGAGCTGCCACTGGTGGGTGTGGAGCGGCTAGTGGTgattgtggagctgctgctggtgggtgtagatgcgctactggtgggtgtagagctGCTACTTGTAGGCGTTGAAGCGCTCCTGGTTGTTACTGTAGAGGTGGCACTGGTTGTAGAGCCATTCGTGGTGGGTGTAGGGCTGCTACTtgtagtttcagagctgctagcGGTGGGTGTAGTGGCAGTGGTGTGTGTAGAGCTACTAGTGGTGTGTGGAGTGTTGGTACTtgtagtttcagagctgctagtgGTGAGCAtggaggtggtgctggtgggtgtagaCGTGctactggtgggtgtagaggtACTACTTGTAGGAGTTGAACTGCTAGTGGTTGTTATTGGAGAGGTGGCGCTGGATGTGGAGCTActactggtgggtgtagaggtGCTACTTgcagtttcagagctgctagtAGTGGGtgtggagctggtgctggtggatgTAGAGATGGTGCTGGATGTAGAGCTACTACCGGTTGTTACAGAGCTGCTAGTGGTGTGCACAGAGCTGGTACTTGTTGGTGTGGGGGTGCTACTGGAGGTTGCAGAGCCGCTGCTGGTGGGTGTTGAGCGGCTAGTGGTgattgtggagctgctgctggtgggtgtagatgcgctactggtgggtgtagagctGCTACTTGTAGGCGTTGAAGTGCCACTGGTTGTTAGTGTAGAGGTGGCACTGGTTGTAGAGCCATTCGTGGTGGGTGTAGGGCTGCTACTTGTAGGAATTGAACTGCTAGTGGTTGTTATTGGAGAGGTGGCGTTGGATGTGGAGCTActactggtgggtgtagaggtGCTACTTgcagtttcagagctgctagtgGTGGGTAtggaggtggtgctggtgggtgtagagaTGGTGCTGGATGTAGAGCTACTAGCGGTTGTTGCAGTGCTGCTAGTGGTGTGCGCAGTGCTGGTACTTGTTGGTGTGGGAGTGCTAGTGGTggttgcagagctgctgctgatgggTGTGGAGCGGCTAGTGGTgattgtggagctgctgctggtgggtgtagatgcactgctggtgggtgtagagctGCTACTTGTAGGAGCTGAACTGCTAGTGGTTGTTATTGGAGAGGTGGTGCTGGATGTGGAGCTACTACTGCTGGGTGTAGAGGTGCTACTTGTAATTTCAGAGCTGCTAGTAGTGGGtgtggagctggtgctggtgggtgtagagaTGGTGCTGGATGTAGAGCTACTACCGGTTGTTGCAGATCTACTACTAGTGTGCGCAGTGCTGGTACTTGTTGGTATGGGAGTGctactggtgggtgtagagctGCCACTGGTGGGTGTTGAGCGGCTAGTGGTgattgtggagctgctgctggtgggtgtagatgcgctactggtgggtgtagagctGCTACTTGTAGGCGTTGAAGTGCTACTGGTTGTTAGTGTAGAGGTGGCACTGGTTGTAGAGCCATTCGTGGTGGGTGTAGGGCTGCTACTtgtagtttcagagctgctagtgGTGGGTGTAGTGGCAATGGTGTGTGTAGAGCTACTAGTGGTGTGTGGAGTGTTGGTACTtgtagtttcagagctgctagtgACGGGTGTAGAGGTGGTGGTAGGAGTAGAACTGCTACCTGTAGTTGTGTAAGTGGTGGTGAGCGTAGAGCTGCTACTTGTGGGTGTAGAGCTACTAGTGATGGGCGTTGAGCTGCTAGTGGATGGTGTAGAGGTGGAGGTGAGTGTAGAGCTGGTAGTGGTGGGAGTTGAACTACTCTGGGTGGGTGTAGAGGCAGTAGTGGTGGGTGTAGAGATGGTGGTGAGTGTAGTGCTGCTACTTGTAGGTGTAGAGATAGTACTGGTGAGtgtggaggtgctgctggtgggtgtagatGTGGTGATGGGCGTAGAGCTGCCACTTGTATGTGTAGAACTGCTAGTGGTTGTTAGTGTAGAGGTGGCGCTGGATGTAGAGCTactgctggtgggtgtagatGGGCTACTCgtagtttcagagctgctagtgATGGGTGTGGagctggtggtggtgggtgtAGAGATGCTACTGGTGGGTGTTGAGCTACTACTTGCAGGAGTTGAACTGCTAGTGGTTGTTATATGAGAGGTGGTGCTGGATGTAGAGCTACTCCCGGTTGTTGCAGATCTGCTAGTGGTGTGCGCAGTGCTGGTACTTGTTGGTGTAGGACTGCTACTGGAGGTTGCAGAGCTACTACTGGTGGGTGTTGAGCTGCTACCGGTGAGTGTGGAGGTGGTATTGGTGGGTGTAGATGCGCTACTGGTGGGTGCAGAGCTGCTACTCGTAGGTGTTGAAGTGCTACTGGTTGTTAGTGTAGAGGTGGCACTGGTTGTAGAGCCATTCGTGGTGGGTGTAGAGATGGTGGTGAGTGTAGTGCTGCTACTTCTAGTTGTAGAGATAGTACTGGTGAGTGTGGAGCTGCTACTTGTAGGTGTAGAGATAGTACTGGTGAGTGTGGAGGCGCTGCTGGTGGGTTTAGATGTGGTGATGGGCGTAGAGCTGCCACTTGTAGGTGTAGAACTGGTAGTGGTTGTTAGTGTAGAGGTGGTGCTGGATGTAGAGCTactgctggtgggtgtagatGCGCTACTCGTCgtttcagagctgctagtgATGGGTGTGGagctggtggtggtgggtgtAGAGATGCTACTGGTGGGTGTTGAGCTACTACTTGCAGGAGTTGAACTGCTAGTGGTTGTTATAGGAGAGGTGGGGCTGGATG from Corvus moneduloides isolate bCorMon1 unplaced genomic scaffold, bCorMon1.pri scaffold_126_arrow_ctg1, whole genome shotgun sequence encodes:
- the LOC116438832 gene encoding uncharacterized threonine-rich GPI-anchored glycoprotein PJ4664.02-like; its protein translation is MLTTTNTTTSSSSSPTTTSTPATSSSETTSTNTPHTTSSSTHTTATTPTTSSSETASSSPTPTTNGSTTSATSTLTTSGTSTPTSSSSTLSSSASTPTSSSSTLTGSSSEITSTSTAHTSSSSTSSPTSPITTTSSSTPASSSSTPTSSISTPTTTSSTPITSSSETTSSASTPTSSSSTSSTTSTLTTTTSSTPTSGSSTPITTSKPTSSASTLTSTISTPTSSSSTLTSTISTTRSSSTTLTTISTPTTNGSTTSATSTLTTSSTSTPTSSSSAPTSSASTPTNTTSTLTGSSSTPTSSSSATSSSSPTPTSTSTAHTTSRSATTGSSSTSSTTSHITTTSSSTPASSSSTPTSSISTPTTTSSTPITSSSETTSSPSTPTSSSSTSSATSTLTTTSSSTHTSGSSTPITTSTPTSSTSTLTSTISTPTSSSTTLTTISTPTTTASTPTQSSSTPTTTSSTLTSTSTPSTSSSTPITSSSTPTSSSSTPTTTSTPVTSSSETTSTNTPHTTSSSTHTIATTPTTSSSETTSSSPTPTTNGSTTSATSTLTTSSTSTPTSSSSTPTSSASTPTSSSSTITTSRSTPTSGSSTPTSSTPIPTSTSTAHTSSRSATTGSSSTSSTISTPTSTSSTPTTSSSEITSSTSTPSSSSSTSSTTSPITTTSSSAPTSSSSTPTSSASTPTSSSSTITTSRSTPISSSSATTTSTPTPTSTSTAHTTSSTATTASSSTSSTISTPTSTTSIPTTSSSETASSTSTPTSSSSTSNATSPITTTSSSIPTSSSPTPTTNGSTTSATSTLTTSGTSTPTSSSSTPTSSASTPTSSSSTITTSRSTPTSSGSATSSSTPTPTSTSSVHTTSSSVTTGSSSTSSTISTSTSTSSTPTTSSSETASSTSTPTSSSSTSSATSPITTTSSSTPTSSTSTPTSSTSTPTSTTSMLTTSSSETTSTNTPPTSATSTVTTRSASTPTSSSSTPTMPPLHSSTPTSSSSTPTSSASTPTSSSSTITTSRSTPTSGSSTPTTSTATPTSTSTASSETTSSSPTPTMNGSTTSATSTLTTSSVSTPTSSSSTPTSSASTPTSSSSTITTSRSTPTRGSSTPTTSTPIPTSTSSAHTTSSSATTGSSSTSSTISTPTSTTSIPTTSSSETCHLYSNNQERFNAYK